A genomic region of Pseudoxanthomonas suwonensis contains the following coding sequences:
- the asnB gene encoding asparagine synthase B: MCSIFGIFGLQPGDDLQALRRQSLDLSQRQRHRGPDWSGVYLDDGAILVHERLAIVDPAGGSQPLLSEDGRLALAVNGEIYNHRALKGELAQPYAFQTASDCEVINALYLEGDGLGDEPASFLNRLNGIFAFALWDKAQGRAIIARDPIGVCPLYWGHDREGRLRVASEMKSLVDECADVAQFPPGHWYDTATGTLTRYYERPWRDYAAVEGVDVSAQELREAFEAAVHRQLMTDVPYGVLLSGGLDSSLVAAVAARYARHRIEDGDRTEAWWPRLHSFAIGLKGSPDLAAAKVAAEALGTVHHGFEYTFEEGLDALPEVIRHIETYDVTTIRASTPMFLLARRIKAMGVKMVLSGEGSDEVFGGYLYFHKAPNAREFHEELIRKLDALNNYDCLRANKSMMAWGVEPRVPFLDREFLDVAMRMDASHKMVRKGGDGPQRMEKGVLRQAFDGYLPQQILWRQKEQFSDGVGYGWIDGLKAQAEAQVSDRELAAADKRFPVNPPQTKEAYFYRSIFERFYPTPAAAETVPGGKSIACSSPAAIAWDASFATMADPSGRAVAGVHESAHAL, translated from the coding sequence ATGTGTTCGATCTTCGGCATCTTCGGGCTGCAACCGGGCGACGACCTGCAGGCGCTGCGCCGGCAGTCGCTGGACCTGTCGCAGCGGCAGCGCCACCGCGGCCCGGACTGGAGCGGGGTGTACCTGGACGACGGGGCGATCCTGGTGCACGAGCGCCTGGCCATCGTCGATCCGGCCGGCGGCTCGCAGCCGCTGCTGTCGGAGGACGGGCGGCTGGCGCTGGCGGTCAACGGCGAGATCTACAACCACCGGGCGCTCAAGGGCGAGCTCGCGCAGCCCTACGCGTTCCAGACCGCCTCGGACTGCGAGGTGATCAATGCGCTGTACCTCGAAGGAGACGGGCTCGGCGATGAACCGGCCTCGTTCCTCAACCGGCTCAACGGCATATTCGCCTTCGCCCTGTGGGACAAGGCGCAGGGCCGGGCGATCATCGCCCGCGATCCGATCGGGGTCTGCCCGCTGTACTGGGGCCATGACCGCGAGGGCCGCCTGCGCGTAGCCTCGGAGATGAAGTCGCTGGTGGACGAGTGCGCCGACGTGGCCCAGTTCCCGCCCGGCCACTGGTACGACACGGCCACCGGCACGCTGACCAGGTACTACGAGCGTCCCTGGCGCGACTACGCCGCGGTGGAAGGCGTGGACGTATCTGCGCAGGAGCTGCGCGAGGCCTTCGAGGCGGCCGTACACCGCCAGCTGATGACCGACGTGCCCTACGGCGTGCTGCTGTCCGGCGGCCTGGATTCCTCCCTGGTGGCCGCGGTCGCGGCGCGCTACGCCCGCCACCGCATCGAGGACGGCGACAGGACCGAGGCCTGGTGGCCGCGGCTGCATTCCTTCGCCATCGGCCTGAAGGGCTCCCCCGACCTGGCCGCGGCCAAGGTCGCCGCCGAGGCGCTGGGCACCGTGCACCACGGCTTCGAATACACCTTCGAGGAGGGCCTGGACGCGCTGCCGGAGGTGATCCGCCACATCGAGACCTACGACGTCACCACCATCCGCGCCTCCACGCCGATGTTCCTGCTGGCGCGGCGGATCAAGGCGATGGGGGTGAAGATGGTGCTGTCGGGCGAGGGCAGCGACGAGGTGTTCGGCGGCTACCTGTACTTCCACAAGGCGCCGAACGCGCGCGAGTTCCACGAGGAGCTGATCCGCAAGCTCGACGCGCTCAACAACTACGACTGCCTGCGCGCCAACAAGTCGATGATGGCCTGGGGCGTGGAGCCGCGGGTGCCGTTCCTGGACCGCGAGTTCCTCGACGTGGCCATGCGCATGGATGCCAGCCACAAGATGGTGCGCAAGGGCGGCGACGGCCCGCAGCGGATGGAGAAGGGCGTGCTGCGCCAGGCCTTCGACGGCTACCTGCCCCAGCAGATCCTGTGGCGGCAGAAGGAGCAGTTCAGCGACGGCGTCGGCTACGGCTGGATCGACGGGCTCAAGGCGCAGGCCGAGGCGCAGGTGAGCGACCGCGAGCTGGCCGCGGCCGACAAGCGTTTTCCGGTGAACCCGCCGCAGACCAAGGAGGCGTACTTCTACCGGTCGATCTTCGAGCGCTTCTATCCGACTCCGGCTGCGGCCGAGACCGTGCCGGGTGGCAAGTCGATCGCCTGCTCCTCGCCGGCGGCGATCGCCTGGGACGCGAGTTTCGCGACGATGGCCGATCCGTCCGGGCGCGCCGTCGCAGGCGTGCACGAGTCCGCGCACGCTTTGTAG
- a CDS encoding I78 family peptidase inhibitor, with protein MQPHSAVLSLTIFAATVQLAACSSVQPDPGAPGRNGTAAGACNAEPVAWAVGQQAEQEVMGRVWRESGAGLIRPIGPGTAVTRDFRPDRVNVEIDGNNTITRVTCG; from the coding sequence ATGCAACCGCACTCCGCCGTCCTGTCCCTCACTATATTCGCCGCCACGGTACAGCTGGCCGCGTGCAGTTCGGTCCAGCCCGATCCGGGCGCACCCGGCCGCAACGGCACCGCGGCCGGCGCCTGCAATGCCGAACCGGTGGCCTGGGCCGTCGGCCAGCAGGCCGAGCAGGAGGTGATGGGCCGGGTCTGGCGCGAAAGCGGCGCCGGCCTGATCCGCCCGATCGGCCCGGGCACGGCGGTGACCCGCGATTTCCGCCCCGACCGGGTCAACGTCGAGATCGACGGCAACAACACCATCACCCGGGTCACCTGCGGCTGA